A genome region from Bufo gargarizans isolate SCDJY-AF-19 chromosome 2, ASM1485885v1, whole genome shotgun sequence includes the following:
- the LOC122928979 gene encoding allergen Api m 6.03 / Api m 6.04-like: MATMKTLLLVCSVISLGFLYGVQGQRCPVGTKISNCYGCWSKCPDKPCIQVCARGCVCAQAGYLIGPNGKCIPEQECPKVKS, encoded by the exons ATGGCCACGATGAAGACTCTTCTGTTAGTTTGCTCAG tgattTCTTTAGGCTTTCTTTACGGTGTACAAG GTCAACGGTGCCCTGTTGGAACTAAAATATCAAATTGTTATGGTTGTTGGTCTAAATGTCCGGATAAACCTTGTATCCAAGTTTGTGCAAGAGGCTGTGTGTGTGCACAGGCTGGATATCTTATAGGTCCTAATGGCAAATGTATTCCAGAGCAAGAATGTCCAAAG